A part of Populus alba chromosome 8, ASM523922v2, whole genome shotgun sequence genomic DNA contains:
- the LOC118055761 gene encoding uncharacterized protein yields the protein MGHRCCNKQKVKRGLWSPEEDEKLVKYITSHGHGSWSSVPKFAGLKRCGKSCRLRWINYLRPELKRGSFSAEEEQIIIDVHRILGNRWAQIAKHLPGRTDNEVKNFWNSCIKKKLMAQGLDPKTHNLIPSHQRAANKIACNISQSNQQPFSIITLDSKMKDYSMEINPPILTLPSPYPSNSSTQPPLLQTTTSLPLPATTGYQNPSVIWNENTQNSQDSSIFPCLSSIENTLISSSSSSSVNPTGFGLLDENCFWRTNIIGEPFDAAKIFEVMQSQDQENQPNKICDTQIMDNTKGVHDNMDASFDTTSYDLEFVDSTILLPGSMCRDLSSMDDLAWNF from the exons ATGGGCCACAGGTGCTGCAACAAACAGAAAGTTAAGAGAGGGTTGTGGTCTCCTGAAGAAGATGAGAAGCTTGTCAAATATATCACCAGCCACGGTCATGGAAGCTGGAGTTCTGTCCCTAAATTTGCTG GTTTAAAAAGGTGCGGTAAGAGTTGCCGTCTGAGATGGATAAACTACTTGAGACCGGAGCTCAAGAGGGGTTCCTTTTCTGCGGAAGAAGAGCAGATCATCATAGATGTCCATAGAATTTTAGGCAACAG ATGGGCTCAGATAGCAAAACATCTTCCGGGAAGGACAGACAATGAGGTGAAGAATTTCTGGAAttcatgcataaagaaaaaactcatGGCACAAGGCTTGGACCCAAAAACTCACAACTTGATCCCTTCTCATCAGAGAGCAGCTAATAAGATTGCATGCAATATATCACAATCTAACCAGCAACCCTTTTCAATTATCACCCTGGATTCAAAGATGAAAGATTATTCCATGGAGATAAACCCTCCTATTCTAACACTACCTTCCCCTTATCCTTCTAATAGCAGTACTCAACCACCATTGCTACAGACCACTACCAGCTTGCCCTTGCCGGCCACCACTGGTTATCAAAACCCTAGTGTCATTTGGAATGAAAACACTCAAAATTCCCAGGATTCTTCCATTTTTCCTTGTTTATCATCCATTGAGAACACACTCATTTCCTcttcatcttcgtcttcagtgaACCCAACTGGGTTCGGTCTCTTGGATGAGAACTGCTTTTGGAGAACTAATATCATTGGTGAGCCCTTTGATGCAGCAAAAATATTCGAAGTTATGCAATCACAGGATCAAGAAAACCAGCCAAACAAGATTTGTGACACACAAATCATGGATAATACTAAAGGTGTTCACGACAATATGGATGCTTCATTTGACACTACTAGTTACGATCTTGAGTTTGTCGACTCCACAATATTATTGCCTGGTTCAATGTGTCGTGATCTTAGCTCCATGGATGATCTTGCATGGAACTTTTAG